One region of Hoeflea sp. 108 genomic DNA includes:
- a CDS encoding branched-chain amino acid ABC transporter substrate-binding protein has protein sequence MKKSLLSAVALTALVAFSGSAWADVLVAVAGPITGPNAAFGAQLQKGAEQAAADINAAGGINGEQIKVVVGDDVSDPKQGISVANKFVADGVKFVVGHFNSGVSIPASEVYAENGILEVTPAATNPKFTERGLWNTFRTCGRDDQQGGIAGAYLASKFKDAKIAVIHDKTPYGQGLADETKKAMNAAGVTEVMYEGVNVGDKDFSALIAKMKEAGVSIIYWGGLHTEAGLIIRQSADQGLKATLVSGDGIVSNELASIAGDAVAGTLNTFGPDPRLIPENKDLVEKFRAQGFEPEAYTLYAYAAMQVIADAAKAAGSVDPQEVAKAMKAKGPFKTALGDLAFDEKGDPKLPGYVMYEWQKGADGKYTYVQQK, from the coding sequence ATGAAAAAGTCACTTTTGTCGGCTGTTGCACTGACCGCGCTCGTGGCGTTCAGCGGCAGCGCATGGGCCGACGTACTTGTCGCTGTGGCAGGTCCGATCACCGGCCCCAACGCCGCTTTCGGAGCCCAGCTCCAGAAGGGCGCTGAGCAGGCCGCTGCCGACATCAACGCTGCTGGCGGCATCAATGGCGAGCAGATCAAGGTTGTGGTCGGCGACGACGTCTCCGATCCGAAGCAGGGCATCTCGGTCGCCAACAAGTTTGTCGCCGATGGCGTGAAGTTCGTGGTTGGCCACTTCAACTCGGGCGTCTCGATCCCGGCCTCGGAAGTCTATGCTGAGAACGGCATCCTCGAAGTCACGCCTGCGGCCACCAACCCGAAGTTCACCGAGCGCGGCCTGTGGAACACCTTCCGCACCTGCGGCCGTGACGACCAGCAGGGCGGCATTGCCGGCGCCTATCTCGCTTCGAAGTTCAAGGATGCCAAGATCGCCGTCATCCATGACAAGACGCCTTACGGCCAGGGCCTCGCTGACGAAACCAAGAAGGCGATGAACGCCGCCGGCGTCACCGAAGTCATGTACGAAGGCGTCAATGTCGGCGACAAGGACTTCTCGGCCCTCATCGCCAAGATGAAGGAAGCCGGCGTCTCGATCATCTATTGGGGCGGCCTGCACACCGAAGCCGGCCTGATCATCCGCCAGTCGGCTGACCAGGGCCTCAAGGCAACGCTGGTGTCGGGTGACGGCATCGTCTCGAACGAACTCGCCTCGATCGCCGGCGACGCAGTTGCCGGTACCCTCAACACCTTCGGTCCCGATCCGCGCCTGATCCCCGAGAACAAGGATCTGGTCGAGAAGTTCCGCGCCCAGGGCTTCGAGCCTGAAGCCTACACGCTCTACGCCTATGCCGCGATGCAGGTGATCGCCGACGCCGCCAAGGCGGCCGGCTCGGTCGATCCGCAGGAAGTGGCCAAGGCCATGAAGGCGAAGGGTCCGTTCAAGACCGCTCTGGGCGACCTCGCCTTCGACGAAAAGGGCGATCCGAAGCTGCCCGGCTACGTCATGTACGAGTGGCAGAAGGGCGCCGACGGCAAGTACACCTACGTGCAGCAGAAGTAA
- a CDS encoding DUF6867 family protein, whose amino-acid sequence MHGILYEEASVWQFIFVSCLLGGWAAWMTGRACAQTWRSYGKLVLYILGLGVGIRFIHHALFDGTMFTLQFYIVDTIVLLVFATLGYKYTRTNQMVNQYHWLYEKASPLSWRPKS is encoded by the coding sequence ATGCACGGCATTCTCTACGAGGAAGCCTCGGTCTGGCAGTTCATTTTCGTCAGCTGCCTGCTGGGCGGATGGGCAGCCTGGATGACGGGGCGTGCCTGCGCCCAGACCTGGCGCAGCTACGGCAAGCTCGTGCTCTACATCCTCGGTCTGGGGGTGGGCATACGCTTCATCCACCACGCCCTGTTCGATGGCACGATGTTCACGCTGCAGTTCTACATTGTCGACACTATCGTTCTGCTCGTGTTTGCAACGCTTGGCTATAAATACACGCGCACCAACCAGATGGTGAATCAATACCATTGGCTCTATGAAAAGGCATCGCCTCTTTCTTGGCGCCCAAAGTCTTGA
- a CDS encoding ABC transporter ATP-binding protein codes for MTAKTLLDIRGVETYYGNIRALNGVNVSVNEGEIVALIGANGAGKSTLMMTIFGSPRARRGTINFAGTDITEMPTHEIARMRIAQSPEGRRIFPRMTVMENLQMGASLDNLKHYDEDVEKVFALFPRLKERISQRGGTLSGGEQQMLSIGRALMARPKLLLLDEPSLGLAPLIVKQIFDAIRELNRTQGLTVFLVEQNAFGALKLATRGYVMVNGVVTMSGTGKDLLANPEVRAAYLEGGRH; via the coding sequence GTGACCGCTAAGACGTTGCTCGATATCAGGGGTGTCGAGACCTACTACGGCAACATCCGTGCGTTGAACGGGGTCAATGTCTCGGTCAACGAGGGCGAGATCGTTGCGCTGATCGGCGCAAACGGTGCCGGCAAGTCGACGTTGATGATGACCATTTTCGGCAGCCCGCGGGCCCGCCGCGGCACCATCAACTTCGCCGGCACCGACATCACCGAAATGCCGACGCACGAGATCGCCAGGATGCGCATTGCGCAGTCACCCGAGGGGCGGCGCATCTTCCCGCGCATGACGGTGATGGAAAACCTGCAGATGGGCGCGAGCCTCGACAACCTCAAGCATTACGATGAGGACGTCGAAAAGGTGTTTGCGCTGTTCCCACGCCTCAAGGAACGCATCAGCCAGCGCGGCGGTACGCTGTCGGGTGGTGAGCAGCAGATGCTGTCGATCGGCCGTGCGCTGATGGCGCGGCCCAAGCTGCTTTTGCTCGACGAGCCGTCTCTTGGTCTTGCGCCGCTGATCGTCAAGCAGATTTTCGATGCCATCCGCGAGCTCAACCGCACCCAGGGCCTGACTGTGTTCCTGGTCGAGCAGAATGCCTTTGGCGCGCTCAAGCTCGCCACGCGCGGTTATGTCATGGTCAACGGCGTCGTCACCATGAGTGGCACCGGCAAGGACCTGCTCGCCAATCCCGAGGTTCGGGCGGCCTATCTCGAAGGCGGCCGCCACTAG
- a CDS encoding ATP-binding cassette domain-containing protein translates to MNASASMNKPILQVEHLSMKFGGLVAIGDLSFEVRRGEITALIGPNGAGKTTVFNCITGFYKPTEGMIRFNGREGGEFLLERMPDFQITAKAKVARTFQNIRLFSGMTLLENLLVAQHNKLMKASGYTIMGLLGLGGYRAASAESVEIAKHWLEKAELIDRADDPAGDLPYGAQRRLEIARAMCTGPELLCLDEPAAGLNPKESLALNTLLMDIKNNTGTSILLIEHDMSVVMQISDHVVVLEYGRKISDGDPLSVRTDPKVIAAYLGVDDEEVGEVLTEVGDEQVIEELEGVPDPAHGPSTSASMMAGPITDTISHSDGHGETVPVSKAASKAAQVEALATRSAKPAATKPAVAKVPAAKTTPAPKAAVKAPALTTPAAKPVAAKADAKAPAKPAAKATVAAPATKPVTAPAKASAAKSAVSKPAAKTVAPKAIANVLAAPRGGVADRLVSIKGIGPVNEQKLNEHGIFHLDQIASWTKADVAAAEAYLAFEGRIGREDWVGQAKTLVRDAAKAAKAKRGGGK, encoded by the coding sequence ATGAATGCGAGTGCTTCCATGAACAAACCGATCCTTCAGGTCGAGCATCTGTCGATGAAGTTCGGAGGCCTGGTCGCCATCGGCGATCTGTCCTTCGAGGTCAGGCGCGGCGAGATCACCGCGCTCATCGGTCCGAACGGTGCTGGCAAGACCACAGTCTTCAACTGCATCACCGGCTTCTACAAGCCGACCGAAGGCATGATCCGGTTCAACGGCCGCGAGGGTGGGGAATTCCTGCTCGAGCGCATGCCCGACTTCCAGATCACGGCCAAGGCCAAGGTGGCGCGTACGTTCCAGAACATCCGGCTGTTTTCGGGCATGACGTTGCTCGAGAACCTGCTGGTGGCGCAGCACAACAAGCTGATGAAGGCCTCGGGCTACACCATCATGGGTTTGCTCGGGCTGGGCGGCTACCGGGCGGCTTCGGCCGAGTCGGTCGAGATCGCCAAGCATTGGCTGGAAAAGGCCGAGCTTATCGATCGTGCCGACGATCCGGCCGGCGATCTGCCCTATGGTGCGCAACGCCGCCTCGAGATTGCACGCGCCATGTGCACCGGTCCGGAGCTGCTGTGCCTCGATGAGCCTGCCGCCGGTCTCAATCCGAAGGAGTCGCTTGCGCTCAACACGCTGCTCATGGACATCAAGAACAATACCGGCACGTCGATCCTGCTCATCGAGCACGACATGTCGGTGGTCATGCAGATTTCCGACCACGTCGTGGTTCTGGAATATGGCCGCAAGATTTCCGACGGCGATCCACTTTCGGTCAGGACCGATCCGAAGGTCATCGCCGCCTATCTCGGCGTCGACGACGAAGAGGTCGGCGAGGTGCTGACAGAGGTGGGCGACGAGCAGGTCATCGAGGAACTCGAGGGTGTGCCGGATCCGGCCCATGGTCCCAGCACTTCGGCTTCGATGATGGCTGGGCCTATCACCGATACCATCAGCCACAGTGACGGGCATGGCGAGACGGTGCCGGTCTCGAAAGCTGCCTCCAAGGCGGCTCAGGTCGAGGCGCTGGCCACTCGTTCGGCGAAGCCCGCCGCAACGAAGCCTGCTGTCGCCAAGGTGCCGGCGGCCAAAACGACCCCGGCGCCTAAGGCCGCGGTCAAGGCTCCTGCGCTCACCACGCCGGCTGCCAAACCGGTAGCGGCAAAGGCGGATGCCAAAGCTCCTGCAAAGCCGGCAGCAAAGGCCACGGTAGCTGCGCCGGCAACGAAGCCGGTTACGGCGCCGGCCAAGGCGTCCGCCGCCAAGTCCGCAGTGTCCAAGCCCGCCGCCAAGACAGTTGCCCCCAAGGCAATTGCCAACGTGCTTGCAGCCCCACGCGGGGGCGTGGCTGACCGGCTCGTCAGCATCAAGGGCATCGGGCCGGTCAACGAGCAGAAGCTCAACGAGCACGGCATCTTCCATCTCGACCAGATTGCGTCGTGGACGAAGGCCGATGTTGCCGCTGCCGAGGCGTATCTCGCCTTCGAGGGTCGCATCGGACGGGAAGACTGGGTAGGGCAGGCCAAAACGCTGGTGCGTGACGCGGCCAAGGCGGCGAAAGCCAAGCGCGGAGGTGGCAAGTGA
- the livM gene encoding high-affinity branched-chain amino acid ABC transporter permease LivM — protein sequence MVNIAQASHEETASPIQRGLREALYAGAISFGLFFLFIGLRTDQNIRNELILVPRWRLLIIVVALVMIGRFVMTAFIQPAIDRRKAERARAAPIAEEEGFVRKNFTKIAIGVLFIYPVLMVLLFGFQGSLKWVDNFGIQILIYVMLAWGLNIVVGLAGLLDLGYVAFYAVGAYAYALLATHLGWSFWILLPVAGIMAAFWGVMLGFPVLRLRGDYLAIVTLAFGEIIRLVLINWREVTNGAAGISGIPKVSFFGLMSFNVSDPNYIAKVLGIAQSGAYYKIFLYYLILLMALLTAFVTIRLRRMPIGRAWEALREDEIACRSLGINTTTTKLTAFATGAMFGGFAGSFFAARQGFVSPESFVFIESAIILAIVVLGGMGSLVGIAVAAVVMIGGTEILREMEFLKLVFGNDFTPELYRMLLFGMAMVIVMLWKPRGFVGSREPTAFLNVRKAVSSAFTKEGHG from the coding sequence ATGGTCAATATCGCCCAAGCCTCACACGAAGAGACCGCCTCCCCGATACAGCGTGGCCTCCGTGAGGCGCTCTATGCCGGTGCCATCTCCTTCGGCCTGTTCTTCCTGTTCATCGGCCTCAGGACCGATCAGAACATCCGCAACGAACTGATCCTGGTTCCTCGCTGGCGTCTGCTCATCATCGTTGTCGCCCTGGTCATGATTGGCCGCTTCGTGATGACGGCTTTCATTCAGCCGGCTATCGACCGCCGCAAGGCCGAGCGAGCCAGGGCTGCACCGATTGCCGAGGAAGAGGGCTTTGTCCGCAAGAACTTCACCAAGATCGCGATCGGCGTGCTGTTCATCTACCCGGTGCTGATGGTCCTGCTTTTTGGCTTCCAGGGCTCGCTCAAGTGGGTCGACAATTTCGGCATCCAGATCCTGATCTATGTGATGCTGGCCTGGGGCCTGAACATCGTCGTCGGCCTGGCCGGTCTGCTCGACCTTGGTTATGTCGCCTTCTATGCCGTCGGCGCTTATGCCTATGCGCTTCTGGCCACGCATCTGGGCTGGTCGTTCTGGATCCTGCTGCCGGTCGCCGGCATCATGGCTGCCTTCTGGGGCGTCATGCTCGGCTTCCCGGTGCTGCGCCTGCGCGGCGATTACCTGGCGATCGTTACGCTGGCCTTCGGTGAGATCATCCGTCTCGTGCTGATCAACTGGCGCGAAGTCACCAACGGTGCAGCCGGCATCTCGGGCATTCCAAAGGTCAGCTTCTTCGGGCTGATGTCGTTCAACGTTTCCGATCCGAACTACATCGCCAAGGTGCTTGGAATCGCGCAGTCCGGCGCCTACTACAAGATCTTCCTCTATTATCTGATCCTGCTGATGGCGCTGCTGACGGCCTTCGTCACCATCCGCCTGCGGCGCATGCCGATCGGCCGCGCCTGGGAAGCACTGCGCGAGGACGAGATCGCCTGCCGCTCGCTCGGCATCAACACCACCACGACCAAGCTGACGGCCTTTGCCACGGGTGCGATGTTCGGCGGTTTCGCCGGCTCGTTCTTCGCCGCGCGCCAGGGCTTCGTGTCGCCGGAGTCCTTCGTCTTCATCGAATCGGCCATCATCCTTGCCATCGTCGTTCTCGGCGGCATGGGGTCGCTGGTGGGTATCGCGGTGGCTGCGGTCGTGATGATCGGCGGTACGGAAATCCTGCGCGAAATGGAGTTCTTGAAGCTGGTGTTCGGGAACGACTTCACGCCTGAACTCTACCGCATGCTGCTGTTCGGCATGGCCATGGTGATCGTCATGCTGTGGAAGCCCCGAGGTTTCGTCGGCAGTCGAGAGCCCACCGCATTCCTGAACGTGCGCAAGGCCGTCTCCAGCGCCTTCACCAAGGAAGGACACGGCTGA
- a CDS encoding branched-chain amino acid ABC transporter permease, producing MQYFVQQLVNGLTLGSIYGLIAIGYTMVYGIIGMINFAHGDIFMLGAFTALIVFLILTSFFVSVPVVIALLVMMVVAMLLTSLYNWTIEKVAYRPLRGSFRLAPLITAIGMSIALSNFVQVTQGPRNKPIPPMVSQVYNVGGISISLKQIIIVVVTVALLALFWYLVNKTALGRAQRACEQDRKMAALLGIDVDRTISITFIMGAALAAVAGTLFLMYYGVVAFSDGFVPGVKAFTAAVLGGIGSLPGAMLGGLMIGFIESMWSAYFSIDYKDVAAFSILAIVLIFLPSGILGRPEVEKV from the coding sequence ATGCAATATTTCGTCCAGCAGCTGGTCAATGGGCTGACGCTGGGGTCCATCTATGGCCTGATCGCGATCGGCTATACGATGGTCTACGGCATCATTGGCATGATCAATTTCGCGCATGGCGACATCTTCATGCTCGGGGCGTTTACCGCTCTGATCGTGTTCCTGATCCTCACGTCGTTCTTCGTTTCGGTACCTGTGGTCATCGCGCTGCTTGTCATGATGGTCGTGGCGATGCTGCTGACCAGCCTCTACAACTGGACGATCGAGAAGGTGGCTTACCGGCCGCTACGCGGGTCGTTCCGTCTGGCGCCGCTGATCACCGCCATCGGCATGTCGATCGCGCTGTCCAACTTCGTCCAGGTTACTCAGGGTCCGCGCAACAAGCCGATCCCGCCGATGGTCAGTCAGGTCTACAACGTTGGCGGCATCTCGATCTCGCTGAAGCAGATCATCATCGTCGTCGTCACCGTCGCGTTGCTGGCGCTGTTCTGGTACCTCGTCAACAAGACCGCCCTCGGCCGCGCCCAGCGCGCCTGCGAGCAGGACCGCAAGATGGCGGCGCTGCTCGGCATCGACGTCGATCGCACCATCTCCATCACTTTCATCATGGGTGCAGCCCTTGCTGCAGTCGCCGGAACGCTGTTCCTGATGTATTACGGCGTCGTCGCCTTCTCGGACGGGTTCGTGCCAGGCGTCAAAGCCTTCACGGCGGCAGTGCTCGGCGGCATCGGCTCGCTGCCCGGTGCGATGCTCGGCGGCCTGATGATCGGCTTCATCGAGAGCATGTGGTCAGCCTATTTCTCGATCGACTACAAGGACGTCGCGGCGTTCTCGATCCTCGCCATCGTGCTCATCTTCCTGCCCTCCGGCATCCTCGGCCGGCCCGAAGTCGAGAAGGTCTGA
- a CDS encoding GntR family transcriptional regulator: MPAEKLEPAAMRAYHELERLIVTLELAPGSIATEGSLIELLSLGRTPVREAIQRLAWEGLVEIRPRAGLAIASLHAGDWLRVIDARRGVETLLARSAARFVTRDAVDHFHDAALAVQKAVIANDVQAFLAADKALDAALAVAADNQFASRLAAPLQAHGRRFWFRYRRETDLAALAEHRVALIRSVLDNDEDAAAADADRLMTMLRVHAEATATR; the protein is encoded by the coding sequence ATGCCAGCTGAGAAACTGGAACCGGCAGCAATGCGGGCTTATCACGAGCTGGAGCGGCTGATCGTGACGCTCGAACTTGCACCGGGCAGCATCGCCACCGAAGGCTCGCTGATCGAACTGCTGAGCCTCGGCCGCACTCCGGTGCGCGAGGCGATCCAGCGACTGGCATGGGAGGGTCTGGTCGAGATCAGGCCGCGCGCGGGGCTCGCAATCGCATCGCTGCACGCCGGTGACTGGCTCCGCGTCATCGATGCACGCCGCGGCGTCGAGACTCTCCTGGCGCGTTCGGCCGCCCGCTTCGTCACCCGCGATGCTGTCGACCATTTCCATGACGCGGCACTGGCCGTGCAGAAGGCCGTGATCGCCAATGACGTCCAGGCCTTCCTTGCCGCCGACAAGGCGCTCGACGCGGCACTGGCGGTCGCCGCAGACAACCAGTTCGCGTCGCGGCTCGCAGCACCTTTGCAGGCACATGGCCGCCGCTTCTGGTTCCGCTACCGGCGCGAGACGGACCTCGCCGCACTCGCCGAACATCGCGTTGCTCTGATCCGTTCGGTTCTCGACAATGACGAGGACGCCGCAGCGGCAGATGCCGATCGGCTGATGACCATGCTGCGCGTCCACGCCGAAGCGACGGCGACACGCTAG